Below is a window of Agrobacterium vitis DNA.
AAATCGTCCCGAGCTGGTCTTCGGCGACCTTGCCGAAATAAGCAGCCTTGCCGCCGAAATTAGCAATACCTGCCGCCGTATTGCCCGCACTGCCGCCGGAGGCCTCGATGGCTGGCCCCATCAGGCTGTAAAGCCGTGTGGCGCGTTCCGCATCGATCAGGTTCATGGCGCCCTTGACGATGCCGTTTTCTTCCAGGAATTGATCCTCACAGCGGGAGATGATGTCAACGATAGCGTTACCGATGGTGAGCACGTCGAATTGCGTCATGGGAGGCTGCATCCGTCCATTGATATTACGATAAGCTCTTAGCGAATTTTGGCGTTCAGGAAAGACAAAATCGCAGCACTTAATGGGTTCTCCGGTTGTTGGCGTATTTTTAGCGCGCCACAGTTGCTGCATCTGGTTTTATTGTGGCATCCTTCGTCGTTAACGACAGCGCTTCTTCTGCCGGTAACGCCTTGCTGAATAAGAAGCCCTGACCGAAATCGCAGCCAATGCTTTTCAGAAAGGCCAGCTGATTTTCGTCCTCGATGCCCTCGGCAGTGGTGGCAATGCCAAGGCCCTGCCCAAGGCCAAGAATGGCGCGCATGATGTCTTCCTGTTTTTTATCGACGTCGTAGCTCATGACGAAACTCCGGTCGATCTTGATCTTGTCGAAGGTGAATTTCGACAATTGCGACAGGCTGGAATAGCCGGTGCCAAAATCGTCCAAGGCAATGCGGATGCCGCTCTGTCGGAGGTCGGCCAGGATCTGGGATGCCAGTTCGATATCATGCACCAGCGCTGTCTCGGTGATCTCGATTTCCAGCCGGCTGGGCGGAAATCCTGTCTCCATCAGGATCGACATGATCCGCAGGCTCAACTGCCGGTCAATGAATTGCGTTGGCGAGATGTTGAAGGCCAGCCGCACCGTGTCGGGCCATTGCAGCGCGTCAAGACAGGCCTGGCGAAACAGACTATCCGACAGCTCAACGATCAGCCCGGCGGTTTCCGCCAATTCGATGAAGTCGCTGGGGGGGACATAGTGGTTGGGGCCGGTCTTCCACCGCGCCAAAGCCTCGAATCCACGCAATTCACCGGACTTGAGGTCAATCAATGGCTGGTAGTAGGGAACAATCAGATTGTCGCGGATCGCACGCTTCAGCGCCATTTCGGTTTCGGCCCGCCGCATGACCCGGTCTTCCATGATCCGCTCGAAGCCATAGACGCTGTTCTGCCCGGCTTTCTTGGCGACATACATCGCCACATCGGCACAGTGCGTGGCATCCTTGAAATCGTCGCTGTCTTCCGGAAACAGCGCAAAACCGACACTGGCGCCGATTTCGCTGGTCATGCCGCCAATATCGTAAGCATTGCACAGAAGCCTGACAATATGCTGGCCGGCATGGCGATAATCCATATTCGCCGAGCGAGGGCTGACCAGCAGGAATTCGTCACCGCCCATCCGGTAGACATCGGCATTGGGCAAGGCATGCGTCAAGCGCTGCGCCACTTCGCGCAAAAGCAGGTCGCCGCCCTGGTGGCCTACGAGGTCGTTGACCTTCTTGAACCCGTCGAGATCTATGGAATAGATCACCCAATGGCGTCCATCCTGCACGGCTTCCATCTCCGCCTGCCGATCGGACAGCGCCCGGCGATTGGGAAGGCCTGTCAGGGGGTCGTGATGGGCCAGCCAGTCCATATTGTCTTCGGCGGCATTTCTCAACCGGATCTCGGCTTTCAGTTCGCCGATCCGTCTGGCCGCGAAGATAAGGCTGAGCAGGCCGGTGATAGCGACGGCATTGAAGAGTTCATCGAGCTGTAAGGCTTCGTTGCGATGCAGGAAGGCGTCGAGATGTTCATGGAGGTCGAAACGGATGGCAATCGTCCATATCGCAGCCCCGACACTCAGCAAAATAGCAGCGTCTTTTATAGGCTTGTTCTGAAATATGGATGCCATCTTCACGCTGTCGATCTCCCCAGCCACGGTCAACCCCGTTTGCCAGCCATGACGAAAGCACATTCACTGTGAAATAGGAGTTAAAAATATTCCTTAAATAGAAAATACGCGGATGTGATGGGTATAGGCCCGATGCTCGATCTGGTCACCACCCGGACTATGCTCATTCCAGAGCGTGGTTATTGCATCCCGGATGGCTATCCAGTGTAGAAAGACCAGTCCCGATTAAACGGCGATCTTCAGCTAGTGCATGTGTTCGGTGGCCTGCGTGTCGTTCATTGGCACCCATTGCAGACCGCCATTGTACCGCCCGGCCATGCGGCCCTGCTCGTCGAGGGAGAAGAGGTTTAGCCAGCCGTTATCGAACAGGGCGCGCACTCCGTCATGGCGTCCCAGGACCTCGCTGATTGCCTCAACAGGCGCCTCAAGGCAGACCGACAAGCGCAGCGGTTCATGTGCATAATCCTGTCCGTCATGGACCGATTGCCAGGGAAGACCGGCCCGCAAA
It encodes the following:
- a CDS encoding putative bifunctional diguanylate cyclase/phosphodiesterase: MASIFQNKPIKDAAILLSVGAAIWTIAIRFDLHEHLDAFLHRNEALQLDELFNAVAITGLLSLIFAARRIGELKAEIRLRNAAEDNMDWLAHHDPLTGLPNRRALSDRQAEMEAVQDGRHWVIYSIDLDGFKKVNDLVGHQGGDLLLREVAQRLTHALPNADVYRMGGDEFLLVSPRSANMDYRHAGQHIVRLLCNAYDIGGMTSEIGASVGFALFPEDSDDFKDATHCADVAMYVAKKAGQNSVYGFERIMEDRVMRRAETEMALKRAIRDNLIVPYYQPLIDLKSGELRGFEALARWKTGPNHYVPPSDFIELAETAGLIVELSDSLFRQACLDALQWPDTVRLAFNISPTQFIDRQLSLRIMSILMETGFPPSRLEIEITETALVHDIELASQILADLRQSGIRIALDDFGTGYSSLSQLSKFTFDKIKIDRSFVMSYDVDKKQEDIMRAILGLGQGLGIATTAEGIEDENQLAFLKSIGCDFGQGFLFSKALPAEEALSLTTKDATIKPDAATVAR